One part of the Cupriavidus taiwanensis genome encodes these proteins:
- a CDS encoding aldose epimerase: MQNLPTEDFQDHPLVRIGHADSYLLLAPQHGGRLVRWVHRGQDILYWPDAADWSRVAKVLGGNPLLFPFAGRHFVKGHPGQWRDSQGKVHPLALHGFARELPFEVKAINARASITMTLRDSGATRAGYPFAFAFDAVYALLPDGLEVTLRTTNTGTQRLPCYPGHHFYFALPHSQRAAASLALPRTERLRQRSDGSPMCAEPGEATYRLDDPRLQDALHAFRDNPSATLAIPGRKIRFELDQPGCAPWHAVTTWSETETADFYCVEPWVGLPDAIHHGLGLRWIEPGQTESAVCRLRVTSDGPALAKVRSDDDVSPT; this comes from the coding sequence ATGCAGAACCTGCCAACCGAAGACTTCCAGGATCACCCTCTGGTGCGAATTGGCCACGCCGACTCCTATCTGCTGCTGGCACCTCAACATGGTGGGCGCCTGGTCCGCTGGGTACACCGAGGGCAAGATATCCTTTACTGGCCCGACGCCGCCGACTGGAGCCGCGTTGCCAAGGTCCTCGGCGGCAACCCACTGCTGTTTCCGTTTGCCGGCCGGCATTTTGTCAAGGGCCATCCGGGGCAGTGGCGTGATTCGCAAGGGAAGGTGCATCCGCTCGCGCTGCATGGTTTTGCGCGCGAGCTTCCGTTTGAGGTCAAGGCCATCAACGCTCGCGCGTCCATCACAATGACGCTGCGCGACAGCGGGGCAACGCGCGCAGGTTATCCATTCGCCTTCGCTTTTGATGCCGTCTACGCGTTGCTGCCCGATGGCCTGGAAGTCACGCTGCGCACCACCAATACCGGCACGCAGCGCCTGCCCTGCTATCCCGGCCATCACTTCTATTTCGCCTTGCCCCACTCGCAGCGCGCCGCAGCATCGCTCGCACTGCCGCGCACGGAGCGCTTGCGCCAGCGGTCGGATGGCAGCCCGATGTGCGCGGAGCCGGGCGAGGCAACATACCGGCTCGACGACCCACGGCTGCAGGACGCCCTCCACGCCTTCCGCGATAACCCGTCTGCCACGCTGGCCATACCTGGGCGCAAAATCCGCTTCGAACTGGACCAGCCCGGCTGCGCGCCATGGCATGCCGTGACCACCTGGTCCGAGACTGAGACCGCCGACTTCTATTGCGTGGAGCCGTGGGTAGGCCTGCCCGATGCCATCCACCACGGCCTCGGCCTGCGCTGGATCGAGCCCGGCCAGACGGAAAGCGCGGTGTGCCGGTTGCGCGTGACGTCAGATGGCCCCGCGTTGGCGAAAGTTCGCTCAGACGATGATGTGTCACCGACGTGA